A single Chryseobacterium sp. DNA region contains:
- a CDS encoding methylmalonyl-CoA mutase family protein: protein METQKYTPTNKVRIVTAASLFDGHDAAINIMRRVIQGTGCEVIHLGHDKSAEEVVNTAIQEDANAIALTSYQGGHNEYFKYIYDLLREKNSPQIKIFGGGGGVILPEEIKELMSYGIDRIYSPDDGRELGLQGMIDDLVKRSDFATGKDVTAEDLDSIKFENSTSIARVISAVENFSEEKPELVKAIDEQSKDLTIPIIGITGTGGAGKSSLTDELVRRFLRSNTDKKIAIISIDPSKKKTGGALLGDRIRMNAINDPRVYMRSMATRENNVSVSPFIHSALNVLKLAHPDVIILETSGIGQSGSEVSDFADVSMYVMTPEYGASTQLEKIDMLDYADLVALNKSDKRGALDALQAVRKQFQRNHLLWESQLEDMPVYATKASQFNDHGTTELYNRLISKVNEKFTELHLNTFVEQEITDEVTIIPPKRVRYLSEIVENNKQYDANIEKQAELARTMYHIEGIKNIISNETLESEYQKAEKELQQENIDFLKTWDDTKKAFHAEFYSYFVRGKEIKVETSTESLSHLRIPKIALPKYNDWGDLIKWKGQENLPGSFPYTAGIYPFKRTGEDPTRMFAGEGGPERTNRRFHYVSAEMPAKRLSTAFDSVTLYGQDPALPPDIYGKIGNAGVSIATLDDAKKLYSGFDLVNALTSVSMTINGPAPMLLAFFMNAAIDQNVEKYIRENGLEAKVEAKLKEKFDDKGLERPKYNGELPPSNNGLGLQLLGITGDEVIPADVYSEIKAKTIATVRGTVQADILKEDQAQNTCIFSTEFALRLMGDVQEYFIKEKVRNFYSVSISGYHIAEAGANPISQLAFTLANGFTYVEYYLSRGMDINDFAPNLSFFFSNGIDPEYAVIGRVARRIWAKAMKLKYGADERSQMLKYHIQTSGRSLHAQEIDFNDIRTTLQALYAIYDNCNSLHTNAYDEAITTPTEQSVRRAMAIQLIINKELGLAKNENPLQGSFIIEELTDLVEEAVYAEFDRITERGGVLGAMETMYQRSKIQEESMHYEWLKHTGEYPIIGVNTFLGKDGSPTVLPGEVIRSTEEEKQAQIEALHNFQKANDGKSEEALKKLQHAAINQQNLFEVMIDAVKYCSLGQITNALFEVGGKYRRNM from the coding sequence ATGGAAACCCAAAAATATACTCCAACCAACAAAGTAAGAATCGTAACGGCTGCCTCCTTATTTGACGGGCATGATGCTGCGATCAATATTATGCGTCGTGTTATTCAGGGAACTGGATGCGAAGTGATCCACCTGGGACACGATAAATCAGCTGAGGAAGTTGTCAATACAGCAATTCAGGAAGATGCCAATGCTATTGCACTGACTTCATATCAGGGAGGTCACAACGAATATTTTAAATATATCTATGACCTGTTAAGAGAAAAAAACTCACCACAGATCAAAATCTTTGGCGGCGGTGGCGGTGTAATCCTTCCGGAAGAGATCAAAGAGCTGATGTCTTACGGAATCGACAGAATTTATTCTCCGGACGATGGCCGGGAACTTGGTCTTCAGGGAATGATTGATGACTTGGTAAAGAGATCAGATTTTGCTACAGGAAAAGATGTGACGGCTGAAGATTTAGACTCCATCAAATTTGAGAATTCAACAAGTATTGCCAGAGTTATTTCTGCTGTTGAAAATTTCTCGGAAGAAAAGCCGGAATTGGTAAAAGCAATCGATGAGCAATCCAAAGACCTTACTATTCCAATCATTGGGATCACAGGTACCGGAGGAGCCGGAAAATCTTCTTTAACAGATGAATTGGTAAGACGTTTCTTACGTTCCAATACCGATAAAAAAATTGCCATTATCTCCATTGACCCTTCGAAAAAGAAAACCGGAGGAGCACTTTTAGGAGACAGAATCCGTATGAACGCGATCAATGATCCAAGAGTTTATATGCGTTCTATGGCCACCAGAGAAAATAACGTTTCCGTTTCTCCATTCATCCACTCTGCATTGAATGTATTGAAACTGGCACATCCTGATGTCATCATTTTAGAAACTTCAGGTATCGGACAGTCCGGTTCGGAAGTGTCTGACTTTGCTGATGTATCGATGTATGTAATGACCCCTGAATATGGAGCCTCTACACAGCTGGAAAAAATTGACATGTTAGATTATGCGGATTTAGTGGCATTAAACAAATCTGACAAACGGGGAGCTCTTGATGCTCTTCAGGCTGTAAGAAAGCAGTTCCAGAGAAACCATCTTTTATGGGAAAGTCAGCTGGAAGACATGCCTGTGTATGCCACCAAGGCATCTCAGTTCAATGACCACGGAACAACGGAACTTTATAACAGACTCATTTCAAAAGTCAATGAAAAATTTACAGAATTACACTTAAATACATTTGTTGAACAGGAAATTACCGATGAAGTAACAATCATTCCTCCAAAAAGAGTCCGTTATCTTTCTGAAATTGTTGAAAACAACAAACAATATGATGCCAACATTGAAAAACAGGCTGAATTAGCCAGAACAATGTATCATATTGAAGGGATAAAAAATATTATTTCCAATGAAACGTTAGAGTCGGAATACCAAAAGGCGGAAAAAGAACTTCAGCAGGAAAATATCGACTTCCTAAAGACCTGGGATGATACGAAAAAAGCTTTCCACGCAGAATTCTATTCTTATTTTGTAAGAGGAAAAGAGATTAAAGTGGAAACTTCAACAGAATCTTTATCTCACCTGAGAATTCCTAAGATTGCCTTACCAAAATACAATGACTGGGGCGATCTTATCAAATGGAAGGGACAGGAAAATCTTCCCGGAAGCTTCCCTTATACAGCCGGAATTTATCCGTTCAAGAGAACAGGGGAAGATCCTACAAGGATGTTTGCCGGAGAAGGAGGCCCGGAAAGAACCAACAGAAGATTCCACTATGTTTCTGCAGAAATGCCTGCAAAACGTTTATCTACAGCTTTTGACTCTGTAACATTATACGGACAGGATCCGGCTTTACCACCGGATATTTATGGGAAAATCGGAAATGCGGGAGTTTCTATTGCGACCTTGGATGATGCTAAAAAACTATACTCTGGATTCGACCTTGTGAATGCATTGACTTCGGTTTCAATGACGATCAACGGCCCTGCTCCAATGCTGTTGGCATTCTTCATGAACGCTGCCATCGACCAGAATGTTGAAAAATACATCCGTGAAAATGGTTTAGAAGCGAAAGTGGAGGCTAAGCTTAAAGAAAAATTTGACGATAAAGGTTTAGAAAGACCAAAATATAATGGAGAACTTCCTCCGTCCAATAATGGTTTAGGACTACAGCTTTTAGGGATTACGGGAGACGAGGTTATTCCGGCTGATGTGTATTCCGAAATTAAGGCCAAAACAATCGCTACCGTTCGCGGTACCGTTCAGGCTGATATTTTAAAAGAAGACCAGGCGCAGAACACCTGTATTTTCTCCACTGAATTTGCCCTGAGATTAATGGGTGACGTTCAGGAATATTTCATCAAAGAAAAAGTAAGAAACTTCTACTCTGTTTCCATTTCAGGATACCACATTGCTGAAGCAGGAGCCAATCCAATCTCACAGCTGGCATTTACACTGGCTAACGGGTTCACATATGTGGAATACTACCTAAGCCGAGGTATGGATATCAATGATTTCGCTCCTAACCTATCTTTCTTCTTCTCTAACGGTATCGACCCTGAATATGCAGTGATCGGACGTGTAGCCAGAAGAATCTGGGCTAAAGCCATGAAACTGAAATACGGAGCAGACGAAAGAAGCCAGATGTTGAAATACCACATCCAGACTTCAGGACGTTCTCTACATGCTCAGGAAATTGATTTCAACGATATCAGAACAACGCTTCAGGCATTGTACGCCATTTATGACAACTGTAATTCATTGCATACCAATGCTTATGACGAAGCCATCACCACTCCTACCGAGCAGTCTGTAAGACGAGCAATGGCTATTCAGCTGATTATTAATAAAGAATTAGGATTAGCGAAAAACGAAAATCCACTTCAGGGATCATTCATCATTGAAGAATTAACGGATTTAGTGGAGGAAGCTGTGTATGCAGAATTTGACAGGATTACTGAAAGAGGAGGGGTATTGGGAGCCATGGAAACCATGTACCAGCGTTCTAAAATCCAGGAAGAGTCCATGCATTATGAATGGCTGAAACATACCGGAGAATATCCGATCATCGGGGTGAATACCTTCCTGGGGAAAGACGGTTCACCAACAGTACTTCCGGGAGAGGTTATCCGTTCTACCGAAGAGGAAAAACAGGCCCAGATTGAAGCGCTCCACAACTTCCAGAAGGCTAATGACGGAAAGTCTGAAGAAGCTCTGAAAAAACTCCAACACGCTGCCATCAATCAGCAGAACTTATTTGAAGTAATGATCGATGCGGTAAAATACTGTTCTTTAGGACAGATCACCAATGCTTTATTTGAAGTGGGCGGTAAATACAGAAGAAATATGTAA
- a CDS encoding diphthine--ammonia ligase, with protein MKPKALFNWSSGKDSALALYKMLQEDRYEVSTLLTSINKEFQRISMHGVHVSLLEQQASALGIPLVKMELPKEPSMEEYQEIMNTTMSEIQAQGITHSIFGDIFLEDLRTYREEQLNAIGMKAVFPLWKKDTSALIHEFLDLGFKTIVTCVNGTYLDKSFAGRIIDHDFINDLPENVDPCGENGEFHTFTFDGPVFKNPIRFEIGETVKKTYPKPKTEPEEEDSEYIFWFSDLVLK; from the coding sequence ATGAAACCAAAAGCCCTATTCAACTGGAGCAGCGGAAAAGATTCTGCCCTTGCCCTTTACAAAATGTTACAGGAAGACCGGTATGAGGTAAGTACTCTGCTGACAAGTATCAATAAAGAGTTTCAAAGGATTTCCATGCATGGCGTTCATGTCTCTCTTTTGGAGCAGCAGGCTTCAGCCCTCGGTATTCCTCTGGTAAAAATGGAGCTTCCGAAAGAGCCTTCCATGGAAGAATATCAGGAAATCATGAATACAACGATGTCTGAGATACAGGCTCAGGGGATTACCCACTCTATTTTCGGAGATATTTTTCTTGAAGACCTTCGGACATACAGGGAAGAACAATTAAATGCTATCGGTATGAAAGCGGTTTTCCCTCTTTGGAAGAAGGATACCTCAGCCCTCATCCATGAATTCTTAGATCTTGGTTTTAAAACGATCGTCACCTGTGTGAACGGGACCTATCTGGACAAAAGTTTTGCAGGCCGGATTATCGATCACGATTTCATTAATGATCTCCCCGAAAATGTAGATCCATGCGGGGAAAACGGGGAATTTCATACTTTTACTTTTGATGGCCCTGTCTTTAAAAACCCTATCCGGTTTGAAATTGGAGAAACGGTAAAGAAAACGTATCCTAAGCCCAAAACGGAACCTGAAGAAGAGGATAGCGAATATATTTTCTGGTTCAGCGACCTGGTTTTAAAATAA
- a CDS encoding serine hydrolase → MIKNLAFLLFFCFLLSCKTETPKASPVDKKAVIDSTITAFQKTLLEQQIDSVFTKYRFNGSIAVFKDSLQLYRKESGYSNFKKKIKIDSNTVFAIGSVSKQFTAAMVLLQMEQGKLNVTDKASKYLKEFNNKDYENITIHQLLNHTSGLNLLGGKLMFKSGSDFFYSNDGFNALGKIVETVSGKSYDENAKELFKKAGMDSSSTGDSFTGNNFASAYLGNGNTAEEVPNMPKRLGGKEIGIPAGGILSTIQDLHRWNDALYNGKILKPETLKQFMAQSAERRHAIFGKMGYAYGIMLNTGKPAAYFHSGYIKGSPSLNIYYPETKTSVIILSNIADEEKGKAQTFRPHIEVKKITDHLENTLIQLKQKN, encoded by the coding sequence GTGATCAAAAATTTAGCATTCCTGTTATTTTTCTGTTTTTTACTGTCTTGTAAAACCGAAACTCCCAAGGCTTCCCCTGTTGATAAAAAAGCAGTCATTGACTCTACTATCACCGCTTTTCAGAAAACACTTTTAGAACAGCAGATTGATTCTGTCTTTACAAAATACCGTTTTAACGGAAGTATTGCTGTTTTTAAAGATTCCCTGCAGCTGTACAGAAAAGAAAGCGGGTATTCCAACTTTAAGAAAAAAATAAAGATCGACAGCAATACCGTCTTTGCTATAGGTTCGGTAAGCAAACAGTTCACCGCAGCAATGGTTCTGCTTCAAATGGAACAGGGAAAGCTCAATGTTACAGATAAAGCATCAAAATACCTGAAGGAATTCAATAATAAGGACTATGAAAACATTACCATTCACCAGCTGCTGAACCACACTTCAGGATTGAATCTACTGGGTGGAAAGCTGATGTTTAAAAGCGGTTCTGACTTTTTCTATTCGAATGACGGTTTTAATGCCTTAGGAAAGATTGTTGAAACGGTATCCGGAAAATCTTATGATGAGAATGCAAAGGAACTCTTCAAAAAAGCAGGGATGGACAGTTCTTCCACCGGAGATAGTTTTACTGGAAATAATTTTGCAAGCGCCTATCTTGGAAACGGGAATACCGCTGAAGAAGTTCCGAATATGCCGAAAAGATTAGGTGGAAAGGAAATAGGAATTCCTGCAGGAGGAATACTTTCCACCATTCAGGATCTTCACCGCTGGAATGATGCTCTTTATAACGGAAAAATCTTAAAACCGGAAACCCTTAAACAGTTTATGGCCCAGAGTGCCGAAAGACGCCATGCCATCTTTGGCAAAATGGGATATGCCTATGGAATCATGCTGAATACAGGAAAACCTGCAGCTTATTTTCACAGCGGGTACATAAAAGGTTCTCCTTCCCTGAACATTTATTATCCGGAAACAAAGACCTCTGTGATTATTCTGTCTAATATTGCCGATGAGGAAAAAGGAAAAGCCCAGACCTTCAGACCGCATATTGAAGTAAAAAAGATCACGGACCATCTTGAAAATACATTGATACAGCTTAAGCAGAAAAATTAA
- a CDS encoding 2'-5' RNA ligase family protein — MKKLYFIAIYPPEEMIEEIKVFKRDFAEEYGNSKALKNDAHLTLFPPFFREIELENDIFTAFRKIDTQMPPFEIVMNGFGSFPNPKNPVIFAQPENNACLTELYQRVTQQFNFARYSFNPHMTVGYRDLTWENYLKAWEKYEHKEYKTKFLVDKISLLRHDGKWIPIAEKNLENK, encoded by the coding sequence ATGAAAAAACTGTATTTCATAGCCATCTATCCACCTGAAGAAATGATAGAGGAGATTAAGGTCTTTAAAAGAGACTTTGCGGAAGAGTACGGCAATTCCAAGGCATTGAAAAATGATGCTCACCTTACCCTCTTCCCTCCATTTTTCAGAGAGATTGAACTTGAAAATGATATTTTCACGGCATTCCGGAAAATTGACACTCAAATGCCACCTTTTGAAATAGTAATGAACGGCTTTGGAAGTTTCCCCAATCCTAAGAATCCTGTGATCTTTGCTCAGCCCGAAAATAATGCGTGCTTAACTGAGCTTTACCAAAGAGTCACACAACAGTTCAATTTTGCCAGGTATTCTTTCAATCCGCATATGACAGTAGGTTACAGAGACCTTACCTGGGAAAATTACCTTAAAGCGTGGGAAAAATATGAACACAAAGAATATAAAACTAAATTTTTAGTTGACAAAATATCACTTCTCCGCCATGATGGGAAATGGATTCCTATTGCAGAAAAGAACCTGGAAAACAAGTAA
- a CDS encoding M64 family metallopeptidase: protein MKKILLSLLIGSSCFGQVFDKVPLLQSGSNDKRVVIAILGDGFTSAQQTSFVSSAQSTVDYLFTKSPYKEYKNYFNAYAVKVISTESGVKHPGTATDVTEPAIPVSNPNNYLGSTFDVGVHRCIYSNTTNKVGQVLAANIPDYDITYVLGNSTEYGGCGGTYAFASLNGAASEIVVHELGHSFGKLADEYWFAGSLESPNKTKTSNPATVKWKNWVGVNSVGVYPYTESPTWFRPHQSCEMRYLNQQFCSVCKEAIIERIHSLVSPVDSYTPANNTTVNASTNITFTVNEILPIPNTLVNTWKLNGTTLSVTGNTVTIAPPQLNSGNNTLLFSVTDNSTLLKVDNHSTLHFTNISWTLSKTALKIASVKAEERKFSIYPNPMNGEFYIRGKQDFSKNVGVQIHDVSGKLIPARFELKDPSTVFVDIKNVPSGSYLLTVTEDERQIISQKIIKE from the coding sequence ATGAAAAAAATTTTATTATCCCTTCTTATTGGAAGCAGTTGTTTTGGACAGGTATTTGACAAAGTTCCCCTGTTGCAGAGCGGAAGTAATGATAAGCGTGTGGTCATTGCCATTTTAGGAGATGGATTTACCTCAGCGCAGCAAACGTCATTTGTGTCATCCGCACAGTCAACGGTGGATTATCTTTTTACGAAGAGTCCCTACAAAGAGTATAAAAACTATTTCAATGCCTACGCCGTTAAAGTAATTTCAACGGAATCAGGAGTAAAGCATCCGGGAACCGCGACAGACGTTACAGAGCCTGCAATCCCTGTTTCTAATCCTAATAATTATCTGGGATCAACCTTTGATGTAGGTGTCCACAGATGTATCTACAGCAATACCACCAATAAAGTAGGACAGGTACTGGCTGCGAATATTCCGGATTATGACATCACCTATGTTCTGGGGAATTCTACAGAATATGGAGGCTGTGGAGGAACATATGCTTTTGCATCCCTTAATGGAGCTGCCAGCGAAATTGTAGTTCATGAATTGGGACATTCCTTTGGAAAGCTGGCCGATGAATATTGGTTTGCCGGTTCCCTTGAATCTCCCAACAAAACAAAAACATCCAATCCGGCCACAGTAAAGTGGAAAAATTGGGTAGGAGTGAATAGTGTGGGCGTTTATCCTTACACCGAAAGCCCGACCTGGTTCAGACCCCACCAGAGTTGTGAGATGAGGTATCTTAACCAGCAGTTCTGCTCCGTTTGTAAAGAAGCCATCATAGAAAGGATCCACTCGCTGGTTTCTCCCGTAGATTCTTATACTCCTGCCAATAATACGACTGTTAACGCCAGCACCAATATTACTTTTACCGTTAACGAGATTCTTCCGATTCCCAATACTCTGGTGAATACCTGGAAGCTGAACGGTACAACGCTCAGTGTAACCGGCAATACAGTAACCATAGCACCTCCCCAGCTTAATAGTGGAAATAATACATTGCTCTTCTCTGTAACCGATAACAGTACGCTTCTGAAAGTGGATAACCACAGTACTCTTCATTTTACCAATATCAGCTGGACCTTAAGTAAAACAGCTCTTAAAATAGCCAGTGTAAAAGCGGAAGAAAGAAAATTCAGCATCTACCCCAATCCGATGAACGGAGAATTCTATATCAGGGGAAAACAGGATTTTTCGAAGAATGTCGGGGTTCAGATACATGATGTTTCAGGAAAGCTGATTCCTGCAAGATTTGAATTAAAAGATCCGTCAACGGTATTTGTTGACATCAAAAATGTTCCTTCCGGTTCCTACCTTCTTACTGTGACAGAAGATGAGCGGCAGATCATTTCCCAGAAGATCATCAAAGAATAA
- the ruvC gene encoding crossover junction endodeoxyribonuclease RuvC, translating to MISEKIILGIDPGTAVMGFGLISVKKGNMEMISIHELILKKYPNHETKLKYIFDKTLALIDEFHPDEVALEAPFYGKNVQSMLKLGRAQGVAMAASLYRNIPITEYSPKKIKMAITGNGNASKEQVAGMLQNLLKLKEFPTKYLDASDGLAVAVCHHFNSGTLTDTKSYSGWESFLKQNPGRLK from the coding sequence ATGATTTCAGAGAAAATAATTTTAGGTATTGATCCCGGAACTGCAGTGATGGGATTTGGTCTTATTTCCGTTAAAAAAGGGAACATGGAGATGATTTCCATTCATGAACTGATCTTAAAAAAATATCCTAACCACGAAACCAAGCTTAAATATATCTTTGATAAGACGTTAGCCCTTATTGATGAATTTCATCCTGATGAAGTAGCCCTCGAAGCTCCTTTCTATGGAAAAAACGTGCAGAGTATGCTGAAGTTGGGACGGGCACAAGGGGTAGCGATGGCAGCCAGCCTTTACCGGAATATTCCTATCACTGAATATTCTCCCAAAAAGATTAAAATGGCCATCACCGGAAACGGAAACGCCAGTAAAGAACAGGTTGCAGGAATGCTGCAAAATCTTCTTAAACTAAAAGAGTTCCCCACAAAATATTTAGATGCCTCCGACGGTCTTGCTGTCGCCGTATGCCACCATTTTAATTCGGGAACGTTAACAGATACAAAATCCTATTCCGGCTGGGAAAGCTTTCTGAAACAGAATCCGGGTCGATTGAAATAA
- a CDS encoding GEVED domain-containing protein encodes MDKQSFLNKVGGSTSWNGLYTGQVFEIPVVVHVIESSAVANANLSLTDQNIKDWIDRANKMYATTYGNGFYPEGAGAAGGNVIPFKLVLAKRSPGCLPTSGIVRYNGSSIPLYDTRGVDSSGGGNGASDGAIKTLAPHWPETSYFNIYIVIGFDGQQQNAGGLMGYARFPDSYDYFYESFMKVATLKNLNDTTLTHELGHAFGLYHTFQGISYTNQTACPVNNNCATDGDRVCDTSPSRSMYGIAVPGNTSTDPCTGQNYDGTQYNVMNYTNSNRKFTEGQRDRAIMLMMEYRKGLMNSTAAQDPSVVIPSPVSVVATQCNPAGIVNPANNNFAVGPTRVQFASISSMTNGYDSDEASPKFYDDYAAANCIRPAYYTDIPSGSGTPLKVYYENGFGQAEKFKTKVWIDYNNNGTFEDAELVVNNTSNSMATGTGNTITGNIIPPAGAVTGTYLRMRIAVDAATYGGATLPDVTACSQLQYGQMEDYAVRIISAELSTSEVKGASEAKIVYLKSQNKLRLVGNRNEAFGNYQIYTISGQLIQKGNAAHEIQISRELPEGAFIIRYSDKNRSKKFLNN; translated from the coding sequence ATGGACAAGCAGTCCTTTCTCAATAAAGTGGGAGGAAGTACTTCATGGAACGGTTTGTATACCGGACAGGTGTTTGAAATTCCGGTAGTCGTACATGTTATAGAGTCAAGTGCAGTGGCCAATGCCAATTTAAGCCTGACCGATCAGAATATCAAAGACTGGATCGATAGAGCGAATAAGATGTATGCAACCACCTATGGAAATGGTTTTTATCCGGAAGGAGCTGGAGCAGCAGGAGGAAATGTGATTCCATTTAAACTGGTACTGGCCAAAAGATCTCCAGGCTGCCTGCCTACCAGCGGTATTGTAAGATATAACGGAAGCTCAATTCCTTTGTATGATACAAGAGGTGTTGATTCCAGTGGAGGAGGAAACGGTGCCAGTGACGGCGCTATTAAAACATTGGCACCTCACTGGCCGGAGACGTCTTATTTCAATATCTATATTGTGATAGGGTTTGATGGGCAGCAGCAAAACGCCGGCGGATTGATGGGGTATGCAAGGTTCCCGGATTCCTACGATTATTTTTATGAAAGTTTTATGAAGGTAGCCACGCTTAAGAACCTGAATGATACAACCCTTACTCATGAGCTGGGGCACGCCTTTGGTTTATACCATACTTTCCAGGGAATTTCTTATACCAACCAGACTGCCTGTCCTGTAAATAATAACTGTGCAACAGACGGGGACCGGGTTTGTGATACTTCCCCCTCAAGAAGCATGTATGGAATTGCTGTACCGGGAAATACCAGCACAGATCCATGTACCGGGCAGAATTATGATGGAACTCAGTATAATGTAATGAACTACACCAATTCCAACCGTAAATTTACTGAGGGGCAGAGAGACAGAGCAATCATGCTCATGATGGAGTATAGGAAAGGTTTAATGAACTCAACTGCAGCTCAGGACCCTTCTGTTGTGATTCCATCACCTGTTTCTGTAGTGGCCACCCAGTGTAATCCGGCAGGAATTGTAAATCCGGCCAACAATAACTTTGCGGTAGGACCTACAAGGGTTCAGTTTGCCTCCATCAGCAGTATGACCAATGGCTATGATTCTGATGAGGCTTCTCCTAAGTTTTATGATGATTATGCTGCGGCAAACTGTATCAGACCTGCTTATTATACAGATATACCATCCGGCTCAGGTACACCGCTGAAAGTTTATTATGAAAACGGGTTTGGCCAGGCAGAAAAATTTAAAACAAAAGTTTGGATAGATTATAATAACAACGGAACATTTGAAGATGCTGAGTTGGTCGTGAACAATACATCCAACTCCATGGCGACAGGAACGGGTAACACTATTACCGGCAATATTATCCCTCCTGCAGGAGCTGTAACAGGAACTTATCTGAGAATGAGAATTGCTGTAGATGCGGCAACCTATGGAGGTGCCACTCTTCCGGATGTGACGGCTTGTTCCCAGCTGCAATATGGACAGATGGAAGATTATGCAGTGAGAATTATCAGTGCTGAACTGAGTACATCAGAGGTGAAAGGGGCTTCTGAAGCCAAAATCGTATATCTGAAATCTCAAAATAAACTCAGACTGGTCGGAAACAGGAATGAGGCATTTGGAAATTACCAGATTTATACTATAAGTGGCCAACTGATCCAGAAAGGAAATGCTGCCCATGAAATCCAGATCAGCAGAGAACTTCCTGAAGGAGCGTTCATTATCAGGTACTCGGATAAAAACAGATCTAAGAAATTTTTAAATAACTAA
- a CDS encoding RHS repeat-associated core domain-containing protein, which yields MVASSYHYKYNGKELQETGMYAMDFRHYMPDIGRFTGMDRLSEILPTLTPYRFGFDNPVNFADPTGLFETRKEARAYRREHGITGSINRNDDGSYSINDKTNHVSYTMGTESSGENFANDGVQESVLITGKAKPQTTETTNWYGPGGQANWAFGTGATIAGFKGIINSEQMYATGLRRGLAGNYQLSGRNLSLFGKMPATKATIPISKVGRWGGILSKASFGAGVVMDGVGVWNYTQNPNSPNAVHPAKAGLNTTMGAIGVWGGPPGAIISTVYFGIDAFYPGGWAGAATDQERLYQENKAIDPNWQAFPGAMKQ from the coding sequence ATAGTTGCAAGTTCATATCACTATAAGTACAATGGAAAGGAATTACAGGAGACAGGAATGTACGCAATGGACTTCCGTCATTATATGCCCGACATAGGTAGATTTACAGGGATGGACAGACTTTCTGAAATATTACCTACGCTTACACCATATCGTTTCGGATTTGATAATCCAGTGAACTTTGCTGACCCTACAGGCTTATTTGAAACCAGAAAAGAAGCAAGAGCTTATAGACGAGAACATGGAATTACTGGTTCTATAAACAGAAATGATGATGGTTCTTATTCAATCAATGATAAAACGAATCATGTTAGCTATACCATGGGAACAGAAAGTTCTGGAGAAAACTTTGCGAATGATGGCGTACAGGAATCTGTACTAATTACAGGAAAAGCAAAACCACAAACAACGGAAACAACAAACTGGTATGGTCCCGGCGGACAAGCGAACTGGGCTTTTGGCACAGGAGCTACGATAGCTGGTTTTAAAGGGATTATAAATTCTGAGCAAATGTATGCTACAGGTCTGAGAAGAGGATTAGCCGGAAATTATCAGTTAAGTGGCAGAAATCTTAGCTTGTTTGGGAAAATGCCAGCCACAAAAGCTACAATCCCTATTTCTAAAGTGGGAAGATGGGGAGGAATACTAAGTAAAGCGTCTTTTGGAGCAGGTGTTGTAATGGACGGAGTTGGTGTTTGGAATTACACACAGAATCCAAATTCTCCGAATGCCGTTCATCCGGCAAAAGCAGGATTAAATACAACAATGGGAGCAATTGGTGTTTGGGGAGGACCTCCGGGAGCGATTATTTCTACGGTTTACTTTGGTATAGATGCTTTTTATCCGGGAGGATGGGCAGGAGCAGCGACAGATCAGGAAAGATTATATCAGGAAAATAAAGCAATAGATCCCAACTGGCAAGCATTTCCAGGAGCTATGAAACAGTAA